Proteins from a genomic interval of Caulobacter rhizosphaerae:
- the kdpC gene encoding potassium-transporting ATPase subunit KdpC — MLSQLRPAIVSMSLFTVLLGLAYPLAVTGLAQTAFPTQANGSLVRDTRGAVVGSALIGQAFAQPGYLHPRPSASGANGYDASASSGSNMGPLNDALAKRVKADADALRAENPGATIPADAVTSSGSGLDPDISPDYARFQAPRVARARGAPLAAVQAVIDGQVQGRLFGFVGQPRVNVLAVNRALDTRFAAQRKKGG; from the coding sequence ATGCTCTCCCAACTTCGACCCGCCATCGTCTCCATGAGCCTGTTCACGGTCCTGCTGGGCCTGGCCTATCCGCTGGCCGTCACCGGGCTCGCCCAGACCGCGTTCCCGACCCAGGCCAACGGCAGCCTGGTGCGCGATACGCGCGGCGCGGTCGTCGGCTCGGCCCTGATCGGCCAGGCGTTCGCCCAGCCCGGCTACCTGCACCCGCGCCCGTCGGCGTCCGGCGCCAACGGCTATGACGCCTCGGCGTCCAGCGGCTCGAACATGGGCCCGCTGAACGATGCCCTGGCCAAGCGGGTCAAGGCCGACGCTGACGCCCTGCGCGCCGAGAACCCGGGCGCGACCATCCCCGCCGACGCGGTGACGAGTTCGGGCTCGGGCCTGGACCCGGACATCTCGCCGGACTACGCCCGCTTCCAGGCGCCGCGCGTCGCCAGGGCGCGGGGGGCGCCGCTCGCCGCCGTCCAGGCGGTGATCGACGGCCAGGTCCAGGGCCGGCTGTTCGGCTTTGTCGGCCAGCCGCGGGTCAACGTTCTGGCGGTCAACCGGGCGCTGGACACACGCTTCGCCGCCCAGCGCAAGAAAGGCGGCTAG
- a CDS encoding sensor histidine kinase, with protein MPADDPKRPDPEALLAAAVKAGRGRLKVFLGMAPGVGKTYEMLRAARRRKADGQDVLIGLVETHGRRETESLLRGMDVLPRKPIDHRGHVMMEFDLDTALAGRPALLLVDEYAHSNAPGSRHPKRWQDVEELLAAGIDVWTTLNVQHLESLVDVVQRITGVRQRETVPDSALSRADAIELIDITPEELRERLTEGKVYVPETARLASENFFKVENLTALRELALRRAAQTVDDQLVAAMREKGVEGPWAAGERILVLVGGDAMASGLVRAGRRLSDMMMDAPWTVTHVDRLDQPARGPAAAARLRDALKLAEQLGGSTVVLSGADIVATVMAYARRNNVTQIVIGKSADSRWRELLGRSLAAALLREARGAAIHVVTEATHEAVVEVPARRPRVDWTAYLLAAGCVAAATVVAWGLDVAFDRVDLGMIFLAAVLAAGVLRGLRPALAAATVAFLVYNYMFLEPRHSFAIGTPTDFLTLVVFWAVALAAGGLAGRVRDQGRDAQRRASAVSALLAASRTFSAAAGREAAAKALAEQTAAAVGAKAVVLLPANGELQPAAGAPTLEELDAAPMAAARWAWERGEAAGFGTGTLPQTRWTFWPLEGVRSRAGVAGVEAGAMVAGSEDERLLLALLEQGAVALERAELATEAVETETLRRADRFRSALLNSISHDLRTPLSTVLGASSTLIDYGKGMTAAVRDDLLLSIREEAERLNRYVGNLLDMTRLEGGALRLRTDWTDVRDVLGAAAERVSRRLETRILARDFPVELSLVRADSSLLEQAVVNILENAIAYSQDGARIEMAAYEDRSNVVISIEDEGRGIPTAELEQVFEKFRRMEEPTDRHQGAGLGLSISKGFVDAMGGRIAAASPIHDGKGTRILISLPKAIATPHHLL; from the coding sequence GTGCCGGCTGACGATCCGAAAAGACCTGATCCCGAGGCGCTCCTGGCCGCCGCCGTCAAGGCGGGCCGGGGGCGCCTGAAGGTTTTCCTGGGCATGGCCCCCGGCGTGGGCAAGACCTACGAGATGCTGCGCGCCGCTCGCCGCCGCAAGGCCGACGGCCAGGACGTGCTGATCGGCCTGGTCGAGACCCATGGCCGGCGCGAGACCGAAAGCCTGCTGCGCGGCATGGACGTGCTGCCGCGCAAGCCGATCGACCATCGCGGCCACGTGATGATGGAGTTCGATCTCGACACGGCCCTGGCCGGCCGGCCGGCTCTGCTGCTGGTTGACGAATACGCTCATTCCAACGCCCCAGGCTCGCGCCACCCCAAGCGCTGGCAGGACGTCGAGGAGTTGCTGGCGGCCGGCATCGATGTCTGGACCACCCTGAACGTCCAGCACCTGGAAAGTCTGGTCGATGTCGTCCAGCGCATCACCGGCGTGCGCCAGCGCGAGACCGTGCCCGACAGCGCCCTGTCGCGGGCCGACGCCATCGAACTGATCGACATCACCCCGGAGGAGCTGCGCGAACGGCTGACCGAGGGCAAGGTCTATGTGCCCGAGACCGCGCGCCTGGCCTCCGAGAACTTTTTCAAGGTCGAAAACCTGACGGCCCTGCGCGAGCTGGCCCTGCGCCGCGCGGCTCAGACGGTGGACGACCAGCTGGTCGCCGCCATGCGCGAGAAGGGGGTCGAGGGTCCCTGGGCGGCCGGCGAGCGGATCCTGGTGCTGGTCGGCGGCGACGCCATGGCCTCGGGCCTGGTGCGAGCCGGCCGGCGGTTGTCGGACATGATGATGGACGCGCCCTGGACGGTCACCCACGTCGACCGCCTGGACCAGCCGGCCAGGGGCCCGGCGGCGGCGGCCCGGCTGCGCGACGCCTTGAAGCTGGCCGAGCAGCTGGGCGGCTCGACCGTGGTGCTCAGCGGGGCCGACATCGTCGCCACGGTGATGGCCTACGCCCGCCGCAACAACGTCACCCAGATCGTCATCGGCAAGTCGGCCGACAGCCGCTGGCGCGAGCTGCTGGGACGGTCGCTGGCGGCGGCCCTGCTGCGCGAGGCGCGCGGGGCGGCGATCCACGTCGTCACCGAGGCCACCCACGAGGCGGTCGTCGAGGTCCCGGCCCGCCGACCAAGGGTGGACTGGACGGCCTACCTGCTGGCCGCCGGCTGCGTCGCCGCCGCGACGGTCGTGGCCTGGGGCCTGGACGTGGCCTTCGACCGCGTGGACCTGGGGATGATCTTCCTGGCCGCGGTGCTGGCGGCCGGGGTGCTGCGCGGGCTGCGGCCGGCCCTGGCGGCGGCGACCGTGGCGTTCCTGGTCTACAACTACATGTTTCTGGAGCCGCGCCATTCGTTCGCGATCGGCACGCCGACCGACTTCCTGACCCTGGTGGTCTTCTGGGCCGTGGCCCTGGCCGCCGGCGGGCTGGCGGGGCGGGTGCGGGACCAGGGCCGGGACGCCCAGCGGCGGGCCTCGGCCGTCTCGGCCCTGCTGGCCGCCAGCCGGACCTTCTCGGCGGCCGCCGGGCGCGAGGCGGCGGCCAAGGCCCTGGCCGAGCAGACGGCGGCGGCGGTCGGGGCCAAGGCCGTGGTGTTGCTGCCGGCCAACGGCGAACTTCAGCCCGCCGCCGGCGCGCCGACGCTGGAGGAGCTGGACGCCGCGCCGATGGCCGCCGCTCGGTGGGCGTGGGAGAGGGGCGAGGCGGCGGGGTTCGGCACCGGCACCCTGCCACAGACCCGCTGGACCTTCTGGCCCCTGGAGGGCGTGCGCTCGCGGGCCGGGGTGGCCGGCGTCGAGGCCGGGGCCATGGTCGCCGGCTCCGAGGACGAACGACTGCTGCTGGCCTTGCTGGAGCAGGGGGCCGTCGCCCTGGAGCGCGCCGAACTGGCGACCGAGGCCGTCGAGACCGAGACCCTGCGTCGCGCCGACCGCTTCCGCTCGGCCCTGCTGAACTCGATCAGCCACGATCTGCGCACGCCGCTGTCCACGGTGCTCGGAGCCTCCAGCACCCTGATCGACTATGGCAAGGGCATGACGGCGGCGGTGCGCGACGACCTGCTGCTCAGCATCCGCGAGGAGGCCGAGCGGCTGAACCGCTATGTCGGCAACCTGCTGGACATGACCCGGCTGGAGGGCGGGGCGCTGCGGCTGCGCACCGACTGGACCGACGTGCGCGACGTGCTGGGCGCGGCGGCCGAGCGGGTCTCGCGACGGCTGGAGACCCGAATCCTGGCCCGCGATTTTCCCGTCGAGCTAAGCCTGGTGCGCGCCGATTCCAGCCTGCTGGAACAGGCCGTGGTCAACATCCTTGAGAACGCCATCGCCTACAGCCAGGACGGCGCCCGGATCGAGATGGCCGCCTACGAGGACCGCTCCAACGTGGTGATCAGCATCGAGGACGAGGGCCGGGGCATTCCGACAGCGGAGCTGGAGCAGGTGTTCGAGAAGTTCCGCCGCATGGAGGAGCCCACCGACCGCCACCAGGGCGCGGGCCTGGGCCTGTCGATCTCCAAGGGCTTCGTCGACGCCATGGGCGGCCGGATCGCCGCCGCCAGCCCGATCCACGATGGCAAGGGAACTCGGATCCTGATCAGCCTGCCCAAGGCGATCGCGACTCCGCATCATCTGCTATGA
- a CDS encoding response regulator gives MSAAKTTGMRQRILIIDDEPQIHRFLGPALDAAGYEPLRADSGQEGLRGIALWSPDAVVLDLGLPDMDGKAVLEKARAFYEGPIVILSARDREAEKIQALDLGANDYVEKPFGVGELLARLRVALRQRGQAQGPLAPIRAGAVEIDLEKHLVIRDGAVVKVSPREYEVLARLAQARGKVLTHKDLLTAVWGPAHAQDTQYLRVFVGQLRQKLEADPSTPTMILTEPGIGYRFIGD, from the coding sequence ATGAGCGCCGCCAAGACCACGGGAATGCGCCAACGCATCCTGATCATCGACGACGAACCGCAGATCCATCGATTCCTCGGTCCGGCCCTGGACGCCGCCGGCTACGAGCCGCTGCGGGCCGACAGCGGCCAGGAGGGGCTGCGCGGCATCGCCCTGTGGTCGCCGGACGCCGTGGTGCTGGACCTGGGCCTGCCCGACATGGACGGCAAGGCGGTGCTGGAGAAGGCCCGCGCCTTCTACGAGGGCCCGATCGTCATCCTGTCGGCCCGCGATCGGGAAGCCGAGAAGATCCAGGCCCTGGACCTGGGCGCCAACGACTATGTGGAAAAGCCGTTCGGAGTCGGGGAGTTGCTGGCGCGTCTTCGCGTGGCGCTTCGCCAGCGCGGCCAGGCCCAGGGCCCTCTGGCGCCGATCCGGGCGGGAGCGGTCGAGATCGACCTGGAAAAGCACCTGGTGATCCGCGACGGCGCCGTGGTGAAGGTCTCGCCGCGCGAATACGAGGTCCTGGCCCGCCTGGCCCAGGCTCGGGGCAAGGTGCTAACTCACAAGGACCTGCTCACCGCGGTCTGGGGCCCGGCCCACGCCCAGGACACCCAGTACCTGCGCGTGTTCGTCGGCCAGCTGCGCCAGAAGCTGGAGGCCGACCCATCGACCCCGACGATGATCCTGACAGAACCGGGGATCGGCTACCGCTTCATCGGCGACTGA
- a CDS encoding response regulator: MPLPSAPTILLADDHSIVRAGLREALESQPGWTICGEASNGRDAIRLARELVPDVMILDISMPDLSGVIVARDVRKLKTHTELLIFTMHDSEQLLREVFSAGARGFVLKSAPTDHIIAAVVSLLNHKPYFCPGITDAVLRGYLSPGVHGLGDVIEGAETLTTRELLIVQLLAESRSNKVIASMLDISVKTVESHRGNIMRKLGAHSLADIVRYAIRNKLIEA; encoded by the coding sequence ATGCCCTTGCCTAGCGCCCCAACCATCCTGCTGGCCGACGATCATTCGATCGTGCGGGCAGGACTGCGCGAGGCGCTGGAATCTCAGCCGGGCTGGACCATCTGCGGCGAGGCGTCCAACGGCCGCGACGCGATCCGCCTGGCCAGGGAACTGGTGCCAGATGTCATGATCCTAGACATCAGCATGCCGGACCTGAGCGGCGTGATCGTGGCCCGCGACGTGCGCAAGCTGAAGACCCATACCGAGCTGCTGATCTTCACCATGCACGACAGCGAACAGTTGCTGCGCGAGGTGTTCAGCGCCGGCGCGCGCGGCTTCGTGCTGAAGTCGGCCCCAACCGACCACATCATCGCCGCGGTAGTCTCGCTGCTGAACCACAAACCCTATTTCTGTCCAGGCATCACCGACGCCGTGCTGCGCGGCTACCTTTCGCCCGGTGTCCACGGGCTTGGCGACGTGATCGAAGGGGCGGAAACCTTGACCACGCGGGAACTGCTGATCGTCCAGCTTTTGGCCGAGTCCCGAAGCAACAAGGTCATCGCCTCGATGCTCGACATCAGCGTCAAGACGGTCGAGAGCCATCGCGGCAACATCATGCGAAAGCTCGGCGCCCATTCGCTGGCCGACATCGTGCGGTACGCCATCCGCAACAAGCTGATCGAGGCCTAA
- a CDS encoding sigma-70 family RNA polymerase sigma factor, giving the protein MDISPTAKLLETSARWSGSETALSNEARSFVSQSDGSALLDENDFRQEVVANIPVLRSFARGLCGDATMGDDLAQDTLLKAWRHRAQFTPGTNLKGWLMKIARNHFYSQRRRRWRETPLDPAASAQIPGVGGAQIQSLILNDLRNALNALSDEQREAMILVGAGGFSHRQAAEMCDVPEGTMKSRVCRARAKLVSLLDHGEVEHDAEPASRAAHLILAELSNRSEARAG; this is encoded by the coding sequence ATGGACATCAGCCCGACCGCGAAACTTCTTGAGACCTCCGCTCGCTGGAGCGGATCGGAGACCGCGCTCTCGAACGAGGCCCGCAGCTTCGTATCTCAGTCGGACGGTTCGGCCTTGCTCGACGAGAACGATTTCAGGCAGGAGGTCGTGGCCAATATCCCGGTTCTTCGTTCCTTCGCGCGCGGCCTTTGCGGCGATGCGACGATGGGAGACGACCTGGCGCAGGACACCCTGCTCAAGGCTTGGCGGCACCGAGCGCAGTTCACGCCGGGCACCAACCTCAAGGGCTGGCTCATGAAGATCGCCCGCAACCACTTCTATTCACAACGCCGGCGCCGGTGGCGCGAGACGCCCCTGGATCCGGCCGCCAGCGCGCAAATCCCCGGTGTCGGCGGCGCCCAGATCCAGTCGCTGATCCTCAACGACCTGCGCAACGCCCTCAACGCCTTGAGCGACGAACAACGCGAGGCGATGATCCTGGTCGGGGCGGGCGGGTTTTCCCATCGGCAGGCCGCCGAGATGTGCGACGTGCCCGAGGGGACGATGAAGAGCCGGGTCTGCCGCGCGCGCGCCAAGCTGGTCTCGCTTCTGGATCATGGCGAGGTGGAGCACGACGCCGAACCCGCCTCGCGGGCGGCGCACCTGATCCTGGCCGAATTGTCGAACCGGTCGGAGGCGCGCGCCGGCTGA
- a CDS encoding flavin reductase family protein: protein MTAIHSYDPKAGHGLRHDPLNAIVAPRPIGWISTVSAAGVRNLAPYSFFNAFNYKPPIIGFSSTGWKDSVRNIEETGQFVWNLATRPLAQAVNATSAMVPEHVDEFALAGLTAAPSQRVAAPRVAESPVAFECRLTQIVRFNDAEGTPVDAWLTLGEVVMVHIDQALLVDGVYDTVAAQPILRGGGAGDYFGIDEAGKFQMFRPG from the coding sequence ATGACTGCGATCCATTCCTATGATCCCAAGGCGGGCCATGGCCTGCGGCACGATCCGCTGAACGCCATCGTCGCGCCCCGGCCGATCGGCTGGATCTCGACGGTCAGCGCCGCGGGCGTGCGCAACCTCGCGCCCTACAGCTTCTTCAACGCCTTCAACTACAAGCCGCCGATCATCGGCTTTTCCAGCACGGGCTGGAAGGACTCCGTGCGCAATATCGAGGAGACCGGCCAGTTCGTCTGGAACCTGGCGACGCGGCCCCTGGCCCAGGCGGTGAACGCCACCTCGGCGATGGTTCCCGAGCATGTCGACGAGTTCGCCCTGGCCGGCCTGACGGCGGCGCCCTCCCAGCGGGTCGCCGCGCCGCGCGTGGCCGAAAGCCCCGTGGCCTTCGAATGCCGCCTGACCCAGATCGTCAGGTTCAACGACGCCGAGGGCACGCCGGTGGACGCCTGGCTGACCCTGGGCGAGGTGGTGATGGTCCATATCGACCAGGCGCTGCTGGTTGACGGCGTCTACGACACCGTGGCCGCCCAGCCGATCCTGAGGGGCGGCGGGGCGGGCGACTATTTCGGGATCGACGAGGCGGGGAAGTTCCAGATGTTCCGGCCAGGCTGA
- a CDS encoding DSD1 family PLP-dependent enzyme, with product MTDQDLHAGLIGAQGSRRDLNTPVLVIDRPALERNIARMAAFAAEKDVKLRPHAKTHKSVDIAKLQIAAGAVGLCCAKIGEAEVLADGGVTTGLLVTSPVVSAPAIARLVALNGRTTDLMTVVDHPANVAALGAAADAAGKALQVIIDLDPGIHRTGVASPEAAVALMQAIKAQPSLIYAGLQCYCGMQQHIEGFADRKANLEDRGAYIRSVIDALTAAGGAPPIVSGSGTGSHRIDAELGIFTEFQVGSYVFMDGQYLVCDIAGDGADQSPYEAALLIDARVVSANTPGMVTVDAGFKALSTDAEPPTVLGGAPDGSRYFFMGDEHGAVLPPSGTTPPSLGERVILGAPHCDPTVNLYDTYHVVDGDTLVALWPVSARGRSR from the coding sequence ATGACCGACCAAGACCTGCATGCCGGCCTGATCGGCGCCCAAGGCTCGCGCCGCGACCTCAACACCCCGGTGCTGGTGATCGACCGCCCGGCCCTGGAACGCAACATCGCCCGGATGGCGGCGTTCGCGGCCGAAAAGGACGTCAAGCTGCGGCCTCACGCCAAGACCCACAAGAGCGTCGACATCGCCAAGCTGCAGATCGCCGCGGGGGCCGTAGGCCTGTGCTGCGCCAAGATCGGCGAGGCTGAGGTCCTGGCCGACGGCGGCGTGACGACCGGTCTGCTGGTCACCTCGCCCGTGGTCTCGGCGCCGGCCATCGCCCGACTGGTCGCCCTGAACGGCAGGACCACCGACCTGATGACGGTCGTCGACCATCCGGCCAATGTCGCCGCCCTGGGCGCGGCCGCCGACGCCGCGGGCAAGGCGCTGCAGGTGATCATCGACCTGGATCCGGGCATCCATCGCACCGGCGTGGCCTCGCCCGAGGCGGCGGTCGCCCTGATGCAGGCGATAAAGGCCCAGCCGAGCCTGATCTATGCCGGCCTGCAGTGCTATTGCGGCATGCAGCAGCACATCGAGGGCTTCGCCGACCGCAAGGCCAATCTGGAGGACCGCGGCGCCTATATCCGCTCGGTGATCGACGCCCTGACGGCGGCTGGCGGCGCGCCGCCGATCGTCTCGGGCTCGGGCACCGGCTCGCACCGGATCGACGCCGAGCTGGGGATCTTCACCGAGTTCCAGGTCGGCTCCTACGTGTTCATGGACGGCCAGTACCTGGTCTGCGACATCGCCGGCGACGGGGCGGATCAAAGCCCCTACGAGGCGGCCCTGCTGATCGACGCCCGGGTCGTGAGCGCCAACACGCCGGGCATGGTCACGGTCGACGCCGGCTTCAAGGCGCTGTCGACCGACGCCGAGCCGCCCACGGTGCTGGGCGGCGCGCCTGACGGGTCGCGCTACTTCTTCATGGGTGACGAGCACGGCGCCGTCCTGCCGCCATCCGGCACGACGCCGCCGAGCCTGGGCGAGCGGGTGATCCTGGGCGCGCCGCACTGCGACCCGACCGTGAACCTCTACGACACCTACCACGTGGTGGACGGCGACACCCTGGTGGCGCTGTGGCCGGTGTCGGCCCGGGGACGCTCGCGCTAG
- a CDS encoding D-arabinono-1,4-lactone oxidase encodes MTGWSNWSGSVTASPRLVARPRDAGELASMIGQAGKVRVVGAGHSFMPLCQTDDLLLSLSDYEGAIEVAPDRKTVWAPAGWSLKALTAALWDQGLSLINQGDINPQSLAGAISTGTHGTGAELGSLSTQACGFRLMTADGAIVECGPDQNPELYQAQRLSLGLLGVAVEIRIHVVPAYHLEERVERRPLAEVAERLDELAAATRHMEFFVFPYSDEVIFKTLHPVEVEATAPPAKEIGEDSEATFKTICDICAAVPILTPSLQRLMMRMMGKASRRVGPAYAIFPSERNIRFEEMEYELPRAAGLPTLRAAMAHIRKRRLPITFPFEFRLAAGDDIWMSPFNAGPGASISFHQYARMPWRPAFAEMEAVLRDGAGRPHWAKRHTLTTADVHRLYPRAGDFVAACKTWDPAGKFANTHLTQLFGL; translated from the coding sequence ATGACGGGGTGGAGCAACTGGTCGGGCAGCGTCACGGCCTCCCCTCGCCTGGTCGCCCGGCCGCGCGACGCCGGCGAGCTGGCGTCGATGATCGGCCAGGCCGGCAAGGTGCGCGTGGTCGGGGCCGGCCACTCTTTCATGCCGCTGTGCCAGACTGACGACCTGCTGCTGAGCCTGTCGGACTACGAAGGCGCGATCGAGGTCGCGCCCGACCGCAAGACCGTCTGGGCCCCGGCCGGCTGGAGCCTCAAGGCGCTGACGGCGGCTTTGTGGGACCAGGGCCTGTCGCTGATAAACCAGGGCGACATCAACCCGCAGTCCCTGGCCGGCGCCATCTCGACCGGCACCCACGGCACCGGCGCGGAGCTGGGCAGCCTGTCGACCCAGGCCTGCGGCTTTCGGCTGATGACCGCCGACGGCGCGATCGTCGAATGCGGTCCTGACCAGAACCCCGAGCTCTACCAGGCCCAGCGCCTGTCGCTGGGGCTGCTGGGCGTCGCCGTCGAGATCCGGATCCACGTCGTTCCCGCCTATCACCTGGAGGAACGGGTCGAGCGCCGCCCCCTGGCCGAGGTCGCCGAACGGCTGGACGAGTTGGCCGCCGCCACACGCCACATGGAGTTCTTCGTCTTCCCCTATTCGGACGAGGTGATCTTCAAGACCCTGCACCCCGTCGAGGTCGAGGCGACCGCCCCGCCAGCCAAGGAGATCGGCGAGGACAGCGAGGCGACGTTCAAGACCATCTGCGACATCTGCGCCGCCGTTCCGATCCTGACGCCCTCGCTGCAGCGGCTGATGATGCGAATGATGGGCAAGGCCAGCCGGCGCGTCGGCCCGGCCTACGCGATCTTCCCGTCGGAGCGGAACATCCGCTTCGAGGAGATGGAGTACGAGCTGCCGCGCGCGGCCGGCTTGCCGACCCTGAGGGCGGCCATGGCCCATATCCGCAAGCGCCGCCTGCCGATCACCTTCCCGTTCGAGTTCCGCCTGGCGGCCGGCGACGACATCTGGATGAGCCCGTTCAACGCGGGTCCCGGCGCCTCGATCTCGTTCCACCAGTACGCCAGGATGCCCTGGCGACCGGCCTTCGCCGAGATGGAGGCGGTGCTGCGCGACGGCGCGGGCCGTCCGCACTGGGCCAAGCGCCACACCCTGACCACGGCCGACGTCCACCGGCTCTATCCGCGCGCCGGCGATTTCGTCGCCGCCTGCAAGACCTGGGACCCGGCCGGCAAGTTCGCCAACACCCACCTGACCCAGCTTTTCGGCCTCTGA
- a CDS encoding TetR/AcrR family transcriptional regulator, which produces MPKATARKSASPDIALDAKLQPTQARGQDTYEVVLATAGEMLGEIGFEQLTTNAICKRAGLTPPALYRYFPNKYAILKELGDRLMKAQDEMVFAWIESGGLEGDTAAQRIDKNVAMLTEMIEMTRRFPGGAAIGRALRAVPMLQQLRFASRDMVAGQFAEILKMRYPAAPDGRVRLAMRMMVELTYSATEMAVEEPDQDALALSREVCLLFERYFDTFGDPSLVPWNDALQEQ; this is translated from the coding sequence ATGCCGAAGGCGACGGCCCGGAAGTCCGCCAGCCCCGACATCGCGCTGGACGCCAAGCTGCAGCCGACCCAGGCTCGCGGCCAGGACACCTACGAGGTCGTGCTGGCCACGGCCGGCGAGATGCTGGGTGAGATCGGCTTCGAACAGCTGACCACCAACGCCATCTGCAAGCGCGCCGGCCTGACCCCGCCGGCCCTCTACCGCTATTTCCCCAACAAGTACGCGATCCTCAAGGAGCTTGGCGACCGGCTGATGAAGGCCCAGGACGAGATGGTCTTCGCCTGGATCGAGAGCGGCGGGCTGGAAGGCGACACGGCGGCCCAGCGCATCGACAAGAACGTCGCCATGCTGACCGAGATGATCGAGATGACCCGCCGGTTCCCCGGCGGGGCGGCGATCGGCCGGGCCCTGCGCGCCGTCCCAATGCTGCAGCAGTTGCGCTTCGCCTCGCGCGACATGGTGGCCGGCCAGTTCGCCGAGATCCTCAAGATGCGCTACCCGGCCGCGCCGGACGGCCGGGTTCGCCTGGCCATGCGGATGATGGTCGAGCTGACCTATTCGGCGACCGAGATGGCGGTGGAGGAGCCGGACCAGGACGCCCTGGCCCTCAGCCGCGAGGTCTGCCTGCTGTTCGAGCGGTATTTCGACACCTTTGGCGACCCGTCGCTGGTTCCATGGAACGACGCCTTGCAAGAACAGTAG
- a CDS encoding MFS transporter codes for MPAAVSPPPVAGAWIGAPPNLIQRLTVFWIGLVGVLFPGVGPLLLGGLEGAGRLTANQLGLAGMAELVAMGIGAAVLGPLFGERRLRLAAVSCSLALAALDLATTRVSGDPLILVRAAAGLPAGVMIWLITGMIVRSPRPERWAGLYLTIQTLLQLGVVSAIGAFVVGRFGPDGGFVVLAALTVSAALAGLAIPGAYALLVETEDNPKGLPSARGWIALAAVFCFQAFILAVWIYAEPLSRQAGHPAEVASAAFAVSLAAQVAGGAAATALAGRLSWFWSLAVAVALAIGALFVMASLPSAAVFLVAAGVFGFVWLFASPYLTPLAIEADPSRRAALLGPGASLLGCGAGPLLASFVVTGADVRPAVWLGVGLALVTLMIAAFLHLTRSR; via the coding sequence ATGCCGGCCGCGGTCTCGCCGCCGCCCGTCGCGGGCGCCTGGATCGGCGCGCCGCCCAACTTGATCCAGCGCCTGACGGTGTTCTGGATCGGCTTGGTCGGGGTGCTGTTTCCCGGGGTCGGGCCGCTGCTGTTGGGCGGGCTGGAGGGCGCTGGCCGCCTCACCGCCAACCAGCTGGGCTTGGCCGGCATGGCCGAGCTGGTGGCCATGGGCATCGGAGCGGCGGTTCTCGGTCCGCTGTTCGGCGAGCGCCGGCTGCGACTGGCGGCCGTGAGTTGCAGCCTGGCCCTGGCGGCCCTGGATCTGGCCACCACCCGCGTTTCGGGCGACCCGTTGATCCTGGTGCGCGCCGCCGCGGGGCTTCCGGCCGGCGTGATGATCTGGCTGATCACCGGCATGATCGTCCGTTCGCCGCGTCCAGAGCGTTGGGCCGGTCTCTACCTGACCATCCAGACCCTGTTGCAACTGGGCGTGGTCAGTGCGATCGGCGCCTTTGTCGTCGGGCGGTTCGGTCCGGACGGTGGCTTTGTGGTGCTGGCCGCCCTCACCGTCTCGGCCGCCCTGGCCGGCTTGGCCATCCCCGGCGCCTATGCCCTGTTGGTCGAGACCGAAGACAACCCCAAGGGCCTGCCCAGCGCGCGGGGCTGGATCGCCCTGGCCGCCGTCTTCTGCTTCCAGGCCTTCATCCTGGCCGTCTGGATCTATGCCGAACCCTTGTCGCGGCAGGCCGGACACCCGGCCGAGGTCGCCAGCGCCGCCTTCGCCGTGTCTTTGGCCGCCCAGGTCGCGGGCGGCGCGGCGGCCACGGCCCTGGCCGGACGGCTGTCGTGGTTCTGGTCGCTGGCCGTCGCCGTGGCCCTGGCGATCGGCGCCCTGTTCGTAATGGCCAGCCTGCCGTCAGCGGCGGTGTTCCTGGTCGCGGCCGGCGTGTTCGGCTTCGTCTGGCTGTTCGCCTCGCCCTATCTGACGCCGCTGGCGATCGAGGCCGATCCCAGCCGCCGGGCGGCCTTGCTGGGGCCGGGCGCCAGCCTGCTGGGCTGCGGCGCAGGACCACTGCTGGCCTCATTCGTCGTCACCGGCGCCGACGTGCGGCCCGCGGTCTGGCTGGGCGTCGGCCTGGCCCTGGTCACTCTGATGATCGCGGCCTTCCTGCACCTGACAAGGTCGCGCTAA